From a region of the Panicum virgatum strain AP13 chromosome 2K, P.virgatum_v5, whole genome shotgun sequence genome:
- the LOC120673942 gene encoding serine/threonine-protein phosphatase PP-X isozyme 2-like isoform X2 encodes MGASDLDRQIEQLKRCEPLTEAEVKALCLKAMEILVEESNVQRVDAPVTICGDIHGQFYDMKELFKVGGDCPKTNYLFLGDFVDRGFYSVETFLLLVALKVRYPDRITLIRGNHESRQITQVYGFYDECLRKYGSVNVWRYCTDIFDYLSLSALIENKIFSVHGGLSPAITTLDQIRVIDRKQEVPHDGAMCDLLWSDPEDAVDGWGLSPRGAGFLFGGNVVSSFNHSNNIDYICRAHQLVMEGYKWMFNNKIVTVWSAPNYCYRCGNVAAILELDENLNMQFRVFEAAPHVCILHLCSMNQEVFLLKGLHQITFCDAAH; translated from the exons atgggGGCGTCGGATCTGGACCGGCAGATCGAGCAGCTGAAGCGGTGCGAGCCGCTCACGGAGGCGGAGGTCAAGGCGCTCTGCCTCAAGGCCATGGAGATCCTCGTCGAGGAGAGCAACGTCCAGCGCGTCGATGCCCCCGTCACC ATTTGTGGAGATATCCATGGACAATTCTATGACATGAAAGAGCTGTTCAAGGTTGGAGGTGATTGCCCAAAGACAAACTATCTGTTCCTTGGGGATTTTGTTGACCGAGGATTCTATTCTGTTGAAACATTTTTGCTTCTTGTGGCTTTAAAG GTTAGGTATCCAGACCGTATAACTTTAATACGAGGAAACCATGAGAGCAGGCAGATCACACAG GTTTATGGGTTTTATGATGAGTGCCTTCGCAAATATGGCTCAGTCAATGTATGGAGATATTGCACAGATATATTCGACTATTTAAG TTTGTCTGCACTTATCGAAAACAAAATATTTAGTGTCCATGGAGGCCTTTCTCCTGCTATCACGACACTGGATCAG ATAAGAGTAATAGATCGCAAGCAAGAAGTACCTCATGATGGAGCCATGTGTGACCTTCTATGGTCTGATCCAGAGGATGCTGTAGATGGTTGGGGATTGAGTCCTCGAGGTGCAGGATTCCTCTTTGGTGGAAATGTAGTTTCATCATTTAACCACTCAAACAACATAGATTATATTTGCCGTGCGCATCAACTTGTCATGGAAGGGTATAAATGGATGTTCAATAACAAGATTGTAACTGTATGGTCTGCTCCTAATTACTGCTACAG GTGTGGCAATGTTGCTGCAATCCTAGAGCTGGATGAGAACCTTAATATGCAGTTTCGTGTATTTGAAGCTGCACCACATGTTTGTATTCTCCACCTTTGTAGTAT GAATCAAGAGGTGTTCCTTCTAAAAGGCCTGCACCAGATTACTTTCTGTGATGCTGCACATTAA
- the LOC120673942 gene encoding serine/threonine-protein phosphatase PP-X isozyme 2-like isoform X1: MGASDLDRQIEQLKRCEPLTEAEVKALCLKAMEILVEESNVQRVDAPVTICGDIHGQFYDMKELFKVGGDCPKTNYLFLGDFVDRGFYSVETFLLLVALKVRYPDRITLIRGNHESRQITQVYGFYDECLRKYGSVNVWRYCTDIFDYLSLSALIENKIFSVHGGLSPAITTLDQIRVIDRKQEVPHDGAMCDLLWSDPEDAVDGWGLSPRGAGFLFGGNVVSSFNHSNNIDYICRAHQLVMEGYKWMFNNKIVTVWSAPNYCYRCGNVAAILELDENLNMQFRVFEAAPHESRGVPSKRPAPDYFL; this comes from the exons atgggGGCGTCGGATCTGGACCGGCAGATCGAGCAGCTGAAGCGGTGCGAGCCGCTCACGGAGGCGGAGGTCAAGGCGCTCTGCCTCAAGGCCATGGAGATCCTCGTCGAGGAGAGCAACGTCCAGCGCGTCGATGCCCCCGTCACC ATTTGTGGAGATATCCATGGACAATTCTATGACATGAAAGAGCTGTTCAAGGTTGGAGGTGATTGCCCAAAGACAAACTATCTGTTCCTTGGGGATTTTGTTGACCGAGGATTCTATTCTGTTGAAACATTTTTGCTTCTTGTGGCTTTAAAG GTTAGGTATCCAGACCGTATAACTTTAATACGAGGAAACCATGAGAGCAGGCAGATCACACAG GTTTATGGGTTTTATGATGAGTGCCTTCGCAAATATGGCTCAGTCAATGTATGGAGATATTGCACAGATATATTCGACTATTTAAG TTTGTCTGCACTTATCGAAAACAAAATATTTAGTGTCCATGGAGGCCTTTCTCCTGCTATCACGACACTGGATCAG ATAAGAGTAATAGATCGCAAGCAAGAAGTACCTCATGATGGAGCCATGTGTGACCTTCTATGGTCTGATCCAGAGGATGCTGTAGATGGTTGGGGATTGAGTCCTCGAGGTGCAGGATTCCTCTTTGGTGGAAATGTAGTTTCATCATTTAACCACTCAAACAACATAGATTATATTTGCCGTGCGCATCAACTTGTCATGGAAGGGTATAAATGGATGTTCAATAACAAGATTGTAACTGTATGGTCTGCTCCTAATTACTGCTACAG GTGTGGCAATGTTGCTGCAATCCTAGAGCTGGATGAGAACCTTAATATGCAGTTTCGTGTATTTGAAGCTGCACCACAT GAATCAAGAGGTGTTCCTTCTAAAAGGCCTGCACCAGATTACTTTCTGTGA